The genome window AGGAGTCGTCGAAAATTTTTGGTGAGGTTGCAAATTACAATTTCAATCTGGTGGACTTTGCGCTCGCGCGCAATGACTCCCGCGTAAAGCGTTTTGCCAAGACTTAGTTCAGCGGCGAGACGTCCGAAGAGTCAGAGGGAGCGCGGACTACAACCTCTGCCCGCGCTCCAACTAATACCGGAAGATTAAGAAATGGAACACTCACCAAATATCTCTTTATCTCCATTCTCTCCACATCCCCCTTTTTACACTCCTAAATCAAAAAGCACTTCACGATCAACAGTGCAAACAGAGCCGGGAAAATCCAGCGCGAGTGTCTATCGAACTTTTAAAGCGGTTGCTTTCTTCTGGGCAACAATGAATCGATTGATGCCCACGACGCAAATGAGCGTGAGAAATATCAGAAGCGTGCAGCCAAAAACAAAAAAATCCATGCGGGTCAAAAAACAAACGTGGCAGGAAATTAGCAATCAGCAGGGAAAAGGAGGAGATTGCATGAAAGCATTAGTGACAGCGGTTGTTTTCCTTCTGATTGCGAGCGGCGTAACTTTTGCCGATGTGAATACTGACTGGGATAAAACGATTGATTTCTCTGTTTACAAGACGTATTCATGGCCAAAGGTAAAAACTCCCAACGAACTTTGGGATAAGCGAGTTATGACTGCAATCGATAGCGCTTTGCAATCCAAGAGATGGGTTTAAGAAATTCCCTCCAGGTGCTGAGAAGAAATAAGAATCAATCAAAGGTTGCGCAAGTCGATATCGGACTTTG of bacterium contains these proteins:
- a CDS encoding DUF4136 domain-containing protein, whose translation is MEHSPNISLSPFSPHPPFYTPKSKSTSRSTVQTEPGKSSASVYRTFKAVAFFWATMNRLMPTTQMSVRNIRSVQPKTKKSMRVKKQTWQEISNQQGKGGDCMKALVTAVVFLLIASGVTFADVNTDWDKTIDFSVYKTYSWPKVKTPNELWDKRVMTAIDSALQSKRWV